The Podospora pseudocomata strain CBS 415.72m chromosome 1 map unlocalized CBS415.72m_1, whole genome shotgun sequence genome has a segment encoding these proteins:
- a CDS encoding uncharacterized protein (EggNog:ENOG503NVT1; COG:I) has product MSKLQPPSAKQFPGYQPSNIKIHKNSVRYTNVRVPAKNVLCLPGKGAEVVFGAFDGSAVLVGAMGVGLMRAAFDAAIAFAKRDDRGGVVPLLERQAFADLLSGVKMQTEAARALTWKAAHAMENGPGEYDARRELALGAKVFGSEAAVKACTDLINAVGITAYDLDQPFSDLLNTAVVLPIFDGGNVGIRRRHLQQLMLSPTYDAWAATYGPSQE; this is encoded by the exons ATGAGCAAACTCCAGCCACCGTCGGCCAAGCAATTCCCAGGTTATCAACCGAGCAATATCAAAATCCATAAAAACTCTGTGCGGTATACCAATGTCAGAGTGCCAGCCAAGAATGTTTTGTGTCTACCGGGAaagggggcggaggtggtaTTTGGGGCGTTTGATGGGAGCGCGGTGCTGGTTGGggcgatgggggtggggttgatgagggctGCTTTTGACGCTGCGATTGCATTTGCCAAGAGGGATGATAGGGGCGGGGTGGTGCCGTTGTTGGAGAGGCAGGCTTTTGCGGATTTGTTGAGCGGGGTGAAGATGCAGACGGAGGCGGCAAGGGCGTTGACGTGGAAGGCGGCGCATGCGATGGAGAATGGGCCGGGGGAGTATGATGCCAGGCGAGAGCTGGCGCTGGGGGCGAAGGTGTTTGGGAGTGAGGCTGCGGTGAAGGCTTGCACGGATCTGATTAATGCGGTTGGGAT TACTGCGTATGACCTTGATCAGCCGTTCTCAGATCTGCTCAACACTGCGGTTGTGCTGCCGATTTTTGATGGTGGAAATGTGGGCATCAGGAGACGGCACTTGCAGCAGTTGATGCTTTCCCCAACGTACGATGCATGGGCGGCCACCTATGGGCCCTCGCAGGAGTGA
- a CDS encoding uncharacterized protein (EggNog:ENOG503P2VJ; COG:S), which yields MDPLSITAGVVGIVAPTLHCVRLLVEDLQNIADAPNTVKALTNNLQSVELALDSLGAVTDSQWESLGDSITTQSKATITSCKTSCERFKTSLDRWTRHSTDGTLSWRDRATLGIFRQDHMKSISKQLQQCNITLTSVTSIATLHSSLQQAQAAEEIKTIISTKETAVNNAITATNDQSAEVSAQLVALTLAEPGEGETDADQASATKQVAMEKKALHESRMLFEELLSVIQTAAANARADQGTTITFGNNNSGQQVGVNSGTITATFGRRG from the exons ATGGATCCTCTCAGTATCACAGCCGGCGTCGTGGGTATTGTCGCACCCACGCTGCACTGCGTGCGACTCTTGGTAGAGGACTTGCAGAACATTGCCGACGCACCTAATACCGTGAAGGCGCTCACCAACAATCTCCAATCAGTGGAACTTGCTCTTGACTCGTTGGGGGCTGTGACGGACTCGCAGTGGGAATCCCTGGGTGATTCTATTACTACCCAGTCGAAAGCTACGATAACTTCCTGCAAAACTTCCTGCGAAAGGTTCAAGACCTCTCTCGATCGCTGGACCCGGCACAGCACAGATGGAACGCTCTCCTGGCGAGACCGCGCAACTCTGGGCATCTTCAGACAGGACCACATGAAATCCATATCGAAGCAGCTTCAGCAATGCAACATCACGCTGACCTCTGTAACGAGCATTGCAACCTT ACACAGCTCCCTGCAGCAGGCTCAAGCGGCCGAAGAGATCAAGACGATAATATCGAcgaaggagacggcggtTAACAATGCAATCACAGCGACAAACGATCAGTCGGCCGAAGTTAGTGCTCAGCTGGTAGCGCTTACCCTAGCAGAgccgggcgagggtgaaACGGACGCCGATCAGGCGAGCGCGACGAAGCAGGTTgcgatggaaaagaaagcacTGCATGAATCGCGCATGCTGTTTGAGGAACTGCTCTCCGTGATCCAGACAGCAGCCGCAAATGCCCGAGCAGACCAGggaaccacaatcacctTTGGAAACAATAATAGTGGCCAGCAAGTGGGAGTCAACAGCGGTACTATCACTGCTACATTTGGCCGAAGGGGGTAG
- a CDS encoding uncharacterized protein (COG:Z; EggNog:ENOG503NYQ3): MPTSDLRLHPRGYKTHKWLDLDATYLIVKPKFSLRFRHADELRIESAMSDSYRFGDYNNGFQVGTNRGTIYNTFPQAPERSETPPRPFATIPFSRDPDFVNRGDILEQIDRRCSEPAARVALVGLGGIGKSQLAIEFAHRITEKQPDIWVFWVHAGMYERVEDGFRTIANTVKLAGRNEPKANIPQLVYSWLSNERNGRWIMILDSADDRDVFDNANIAHGTTSGNERERRPFATFLPQSQNGSIIVTTRNRELAFRLTGRRQNMIEVGPMAQTDALALLEKKLGSPADLNVAADLVQALDLVPLAISQAAAYIQARAPRSSPEKYLAEFRKKQSLQYDAGDLRRDGGASNAVLTTWQISFDYIRSKRPSAADLLSLMSFFDRQGIPGWVLKPPRVTKEDIPGRRIDKDGDTDFDNGRSATDGAVDDDMDSDTDSDLTDDSADTTDDGFEDDVAMLRDYCLIAMTEMDEFEMHGLVQFSTRKWLEQWGQQETFIQKFIERMAASFPTGNYKNWATCRNLFAHVQVAVAYQPSDDRNDIWATLLYNGGWFAWSQGRYEMAQRMVGKARRARENRLGKEDTASLDSMSLFALVLLDRGQWEEAEKLFVQVMETSKTKLGADHPDTLASMANLASTYRNQGRWEEAEKLEVQVMETRKTKLGADHPDTLSSMANLASTFWNQGRWEEAEKLEVQVMETRKTKLGADHPDTLTSMANLAFTWKSQGRHSTALALMKDCAQARQRRLGAEHPDTLSSLATVTKWGS, translated from the exons ATGCCCACTTCCGATCTTCGCCTCCATCCACGAGGttacaaaacacacaaatggCTCGATCTTGACGCTACTTACCTCATCGTAAAACCCAAGTTTTCTCTACGCTTCCGCCACGCTGACGAGCTCAGGATAGAAAGTGCAATGTCAGACAGTTATCGTTTCGGCGACTATAACAATGGTTTCCAGGTGGGGACTAACAGGGGGACGATCTACAATACTTTCCCGCAGGCGCCAG AACGATCAGAAACCCCGCCGCGACCATTCGCgaccatccccttctcccgcgaTCCCGATTTTGTCAACCGCGGAGACATTCTCGAGCAAATCGACCGGCGATGTTCCGAGCCCGCCGCTCGTGTGGCCCTCGTAGGCTTGGGCGGTATCGGCAAGTCGCAGCTGGCCATCGAGTTCGCTCACCGGATCACTGAAAAGCAGCCGGACATATGGGTATTCTGGGTCCACGCTGGAATGTATGAgcgcgtcgaggatggcttcagGACGATTGCCAACACCGTCAAGCTGGCCGGCCGGAACgagcccaaggccaacatcccaCAGCTTGTGTACAGCTGGCTGTCCAACGAACGGAACGGCAGATGGATCATGATCCTTGACAGCGCTGACGACCGCGATGTGTTCGACAACGCGAATATTGCCCACGGCACGACCAGCGGCAATGAGCGCGAGAGGCGGCCGTTTGCGACATTCCTACCGCAGAGCCAAAATGGATCGATTATTGTCACAACACGTAACAGGGAGTTAGCATTCAGACTGACCGGGCGCCGTCAAAATATGATCGAAGTCGGACCGATGGCGCAGACAGATGCCCTCGCactcctggagaagaagctaggATCGCCCGCGGATCTAAATGTGGCGGCCGATCTCGTACAGGCGCTCGACCTCGTTCCGTTGGCCATTAGCCAGGCTGCCGCCTACATACAGGCAAGGGCGCCGCGGAGCTCGCCCGAGAAGTACCTAGCTGAGTTCCGGAAGA AGCAGTCTTTACAGTACGATGCTGGGGACCTACGACGGGATGGAGGCGCATCGAACGCGGTTCTTACCACATGGCAAATATCTTTTGACTACATCCGGTCTAAGCGGCCATCTGCGGCGGATCTCTTGTCACTTatgagctttttcgaccGGCAAGGTATCCCTGGTTGGGTTTTAAAACCTCCTAGAGTTACTAAGGAGGATATTCCAGGACGGCGTATAGACAAGGACGGAGATACAGACTTTGATAACGGCAGAAGTGCTACAGATGGTGCCGTAGATGATGACATGGATAGTGACACAGATAGTGACCTCACGGATGATAGTGCAGATACCACTGATGATGGattcgaagatgatgtggcgaTGCTGAGAGACTACTGCCTCATAGCGATGACtgagatggacgagtttgagATGCACGGGCTTGTGCAGTTCTCAACGAGGAAGTGGCTGGAACAATgggggcagcaggagacgTTCATACAGAAGTTTATTGAGCGAATGGCAGCGTCATTCCCAACTGGAAACTACAAGAACTGGGCGACTTGTCGAAATCTCTTCGCACACGTTCAAGTGGCCGTCGCTTACCAACCCAGCGACGATAGGAACGACATATGGGCGACACTTTTGTataatgggggttggtttgcatGGTCGCAAGGGAGATACGAGATGGCACAGCGGATGGTGGGCAAAGCGAGACGAGCCCGCGAGAATAGACTTGGAAAAGAGGATACGGCGAGTCTAGATAGTATGTCACTGTTTGCTCTGGTCCTTTTGGACCgaggccagtgggaggaggccgagaagctgtttgtgcaggtgatggagacgagcaagaccaagcttggggccgatcacccagatacgctagcgagcatggccaacctagcgtcgacatacaggaaccagggccggtgggaggaggccgagaagctggaggtgcaggtgatggagactcgcaagaccaagcttggggccgatcacccagatacgctgtcgagcatggccaacctagcgtcgacattttggaaccagggccggtgggaggaggccgagaagctggaggtgcaggtgatggagactcgcaagaccaagcttggggccgatcacccagatacgctgacgagcatggccaacctcgcTTTTACTTGGAAAAGCCAAGGTCGACACTCGACCGCCTTAGCACTAATGAAGGACTGTGCCCAGGCTCGGCAGCGACGACTTGGTGCAGAGCATCCAGACACcctgtcgtctttggccaCCGTCACCAAGTGGGGTAGCTAG
- the PTR2_1 gene encoding peptide transporter ptr2 (EggNog:ENOG503NVVT; COG:E), whose product MCERVIVDPEASLNSVMLWFYLLINVGACFGVPTVYLAKIVGHWVAYLVPTILCLMLPPLLWYLNPRLIKQAPGGSDLPNVFSVLGDCLRHGGMKSIGRSGFWEQGKLSVRTAAGSTKEYGYDDEFVNDVRRAFQACGIFAFTPIYTISDGALGAASNALTSSLDTYGLPNDLLDNLNSISIVVMVPLMNHVIYPILQKRGIYWGPISRMTFGFALCTIGSSGFAILQHYTYQGSPCGYNATTCAEILPKGSKTISDMSYLWYGIPIILTAILEIFVNVMAYGIAYSRSPKNMKGLVSSINLLMTGMAPIVGLLSAPGINDPNLVGVFATPTILGAVSTVVFYFTFRYIDREDLCSTQEMSWGQGGRGRLWTLQAKEFSNDANK is encoded by the exons ATGTGCGAGAGAGTCATTGTGGATCCTGAGGCTTCCCTCAACAGCGTCATGCTGTGGTTCTACCTTCTGATCAATGTCGGCGCCTGCTTTGGTGTTCCCACCGTATACCTGGCCAAGATCGTCGGCCACTGGGTGGCATACCTTGTCCCGACCATCCTGTGCCTCATGCTTCCCCCGCTCCTGTGGTACCTCAACCCGAGGCTCATCAAGCAGGCACCCGGCGGCTCTGATCTGCCCAACGTCTTCAGCGTGCTCGGCGACTGTCTTCGTCATGGTGGCATGAAAAGCATCGGCCGCAGCGGCTTTTGGGAACAGGGCAAGCTGAGTGTGCGCACTGCTGCTGGCAGCACGAAGGAGTACGGATACGATGACGAGTTTGTCAACGATGTTAGACGAGCCTTTCAGGCCTGCGGGATCTTTGCCTTTACGCCCATTTATACTATCAGTGATGGCGCTCTTGGTGCGGCTTCCAATGCTCTGACGTCTAGTCTGGATACCTATGGCTTGCCCAATGATTTGCTCGACAACCTGAACTCGATCAGTATTGTCGTTA TGGTCCCCCTCATGAACCACGTCATCTACCCCATTCTACAGAAGCGAGGCATCTACTGGGGCCCCATCAGCCGCATGACTTTTGGCTTCGCGCTGTGCACCATTGGCTCCTCGGGCTTTGCCATTCTGCAACATTACACCTACCAAGGGTCCCCTTGTGGTTACAACGCGACGACATGCGCCGAGATCCTCCCCAAGGGTTCGAAGACAATTTCCGATATGTCCTATCTGTGGTACGGCATACCCATTATTCTGACGGCCATCTTGGAGATCTTTGTCAATGTCATGGCTTATGGAATTGCGTACAGTCGGTCGCCAAAGAACATGAAGGGGCTTGTCTCGAGTATTAATCTGTTGATGACAGGTATGGCTCCTATTGTCGGCTTGCTCTCCGCGCCAGGGATCAACGACCCAAATTTGGTGGGTGTGTTTGCCACGCCGACGATTCTAGGGGCGGTGTCGACTGTGGTGTTTTATTTTACGTTTAGGTATATTGACAGGGAGGATTTGTGCTCAACACAGGAGATGAGCTGGGGACAGGGAGGTAGGGGCCGACTGTGGACACTGCAGGCGAAAGAATTTTCCAACGATGCGAATAAATAA
- a CDS encoding uncharacterized protein (EggNog:ENOG503NVAI; COG:G; CAZy:GH18), translating into MRSLNAQQHIWLALFLFLAIVSVQFWSYAPKDRSSHSELTARQRLPVTGNDTTASRSTASSNNLEAFGQPPAGFARVLVDDPYTCGPGRPCSNGACCGPSGNCGYAPAYCGTGCLSNCDAKAPCGQYAKISGTTCPLNACCSEHGFCGTTEEFCRPGCQSNCVLEPQPPGGSPKNASMDILIGYYESWSYRSKCNQKSPSDLPLTELTHLFYAFAFIEPRSYALTTMDDETSEDLWQLTVDAKKFNPSLKVYVAVGGWTFSDNDTVTQPLFGEIASTESNSQKFADGVVKFLNKYGFDGLDIDWEYPGAPDRGGKPEDTPNFVLLLKTLRSTFDASPRRLGITFTIPSSFWYLRWFDLPGLLQYADWANMMSYDLHGTWDRNNPIGAIAQAHTNLTEINLAAQLLWRVGVRPDQVVLGYGFYGRSFQLENPRCSTPGCPFSGGAKQGPCSKEAGILMYYEIQAILKQVPNIKPVFDRKAAVKYFTFDRDQWISYDDAETFKLKKEWANRIGFGGSMIWAVDTDDDKFSAMSGLVGYQVSHVDTSLNGVVALAQTSKNVAHSLQGENGQGCRVIKEYDCKPARDLRCLKGESLVGWDRDGCGKEDEGKPICCPEDTAPQKCVWRGSGNDGGIWGDCNGQCHAGEARVLNSRWGGGPEKDRESDPYVCARGNKVFCCEAGDWKTVIDGCYWTACFGGGDCGTGFKELATKKGACPMSGEPKYCCPNDTPLHSCTWRGSAPECVDSNCKMQEDGKDLAEVQVDSHAGGSSWNLCSWGRKKSMCCQVSKRLPPPLVCDKTTCDLDPAACIDNDGEFDLITQRRGIVVLEKRTAPRKFSWWTTSGAEITQWSLAYVTGRALWRLAQQGFLDRYYDVHSQNCDNARVESRPIEEGGDLTLPPNLQVEHPLPLVAVARFAAVANHGQHWNARRAGYIGRNGRPIGQLTPEGPQTRTSGIRAEFWQNVWNNANGLPAGLPPVTPNSSDIRRPVERLYEAIGSNRNPAPFTFLHAAVNAQKGRIEGYVRPMSEKILKEYLANAQDGDETAVNRFLNPLRETRGVFQYVRDDQVVTQLDGAVSAIYQQLGLIERNVLEAQGLTAHWNEFYPHYFSQVSELARTWAQDHIRAIREYYDEHPDTVYRDEVLKELKEIEDSIPDWKYKFED; encoded by the exons ATGCGCTCATTGAACGCACAGCAACACATATGGCTTGCTTTATTCCTCTTCCTGGCTATTGTCAGCGTTCAGTTCTGGAGCTACGCCCCAAAGGACCGGTCAAGTCATTCCGAACTGACAGCTCGACAACGTTTGCCCGTTACCGGCAACGACACCACAGCGTCACGCTCGACCGCGAGTTCCAACAACTTGGAAGCATTTGGACAGCCTCCCGCCGGCTTTGCACGAGTCCTCGTTGATGACCCCTATACATGTGGTCCTGGTCGGCCGTGCTCCAACGGAGCGTGTTGCGGTCCATCGGGAAACTGCGGTTACGCCCCTGCTTATTGCGGCACAGGATGTCTTTCGAATTGTGATGCGAAAGCCCCATGCGGGCAGTACGCAAAGATATCCGGAACCACTTGCCCTCTGAATGCTTGCTGCAGCGAGCATGGGTTCTGTGGGACGACAGAG GAGTTTTGTCGGCCTGGGTGTCAGTCAAATTGTGTTCTGGAACCGCAACCACCGGGCGGTTCTCCCAAGAATGCATCCATGGATATCT TAATCGGATACTATGAGTCTTGGAGTTACCGATCGAAATGCAACCAGAAATCCCCCAGCGATCTCCCTCTGACGGAGCTCACACACCTCTTCTACGCCTTTGCTTTCATCGAACCGCGGAGCTATGCACTTACCACCATGGACGACGAAACTAGCGAAGATCTGTGGCAGTTGACAGTCGACGCAAAGAAATTCAATCCAAGCCTCAAGGTATATGTGGCAGTCGGAGGCTGGACATTCTCAGACAATGACACGGTCACCCAACCACTCTTTGGTGAAATCGCTAGCACGGAATCGAACAGCCAAAAGTTTGCCGACGGCGTCGTCAAGTTTCTCAACAAATACGGATTCGACGGCTTAGACATCGACTGGGAATATCCGGGAGCCCCTGACAGAGGTGGCAAGCCCGAAGACACCCCAAActttgtgctgctgctgaagaCCCTGCGGTCAACCTTTGATGCCTCCCCGCGCCGGCTGGGCATCACCTTCACCATCCCTTCCTCGTTCTGGTACCTCCGATGGTTCGACCTCCCCGGCCTACTCCAGTACGCCGACTGGGCCAACATGATGAGCTACGACCTTCACGGCACCTGGGACCGGAACAACCCCATCGGCGCCATCGCCCAGGCCCACACCAATCTCACCGAGAtcaacctcgccgcccaGCTTCTCTGGCGTGTAGGCGTCCGGCCCGACCAGGTAGTCCTCGGCTATGGCTTCTACGGGCGATCCTTCCAGCTCGAAAACCCCAGGTGCTCAACCCCGGGCTGCCCATTCAGCGGCGGCGCGAAGCAAGGCCCGTGCTCCAAGGAGGCCGGGATCCTCATGTACTACGAGATCCAGGCCATCCTCAAGCAGGTTCCCAACATCAAGCCCGTGTTCGACCGCAAGGCGGCCGTCAAGTATTTTACTTTTGACAGGGACCAGTGGATCTCGTATGATGACGCCGAGACCTTTaagctgaagaaggaatGGGCCAACCGGATTGGTTTCGGTGGCAGCATGATCTGGGCTGTTGATACGGACGACGACAAGTTTTCTGCCATGAGTGGGCTGGTAGGGTATCAGGTCTCTCACGTGGACACCTCCTTAAACGGCGTTGTGGCGCTGGCGCAGACCTCCAAAAACGTTGCCCACAGCCTGCAAGGCGAGAACGGGCAGGGGTGCAGGGTCATCAAGGAATATGACTGCAAGCCGGCCCGAGACCTGAGGTGTTTGAAGGGTGAGagtttggttggttgggataGAGATGGCTGT GGTAAGGAAGATGAAGGCAAGCCGATTTGCTGCCCCGAGGACACGGCACCTCAGAAGTGTGTGTGGCGTGGCAGCGGGAATGATGGAGGGATATGGGGTGACTGTAACGGTCAGTGTCATGCCGGcgaggcgagggtgttgaatTCGAGATG GGGCGGCGGGCCCGAAAAGGATCGAGAGTCCGACCCCTACGTCTGCGCCAGGGGCAACAAGGTGTTTTGCTGTGAGGCCGGTGATTGGAAAACAGTGATCGATGGGTGCTACTGGACCGCGTG CTTCGGTGGGGGTGACTGCGGTACTGGCTTTAAAGAACTGGCTACCAAAAAGGGGGCTTGTCCTATGAGTGGTGAACCCA aatACTGCTGCCCAAATGACACACCTTTGCATTCGTGTACGTGGAGGGGTAGTGCCCCGGAGTGTGTAGATAGCAACTGCAAAATGCAAGAGGATGGTAAGGACTTGGCGGAGGTACAGGTGGATTCCCATGCGGGCGGCAGCTCGTGGAACCTTTGTAGCT GGGGTAGAAAAAAGTCCATGTGCTGTCAAGTCAGCAAGCgactaccaccaccgttggTTTGTGATAAGACAACCTGCGACCTGGACCCTGCTGCCTGCATTGACAATGATGGGGAGTTTGACCTCATCACACAAAGGCGAGGCATTGTGGTTCTTGAAAAGCGAACCGCACCGAGAAAGTTCAGTTGGTGGACGACCAGCGGAGCAGAGATCACCCAGTGGTCCCTTGCCTACGTCACTGGAAGGGCACTATGGAGGCTTGCTCAGCAGGGATTCTTGGATCGCTATTACGATGTACACTCACAAAACTGCGATAATGCAAGGGTCGAATCTCGACCcattgaggagggtggtgaccTGACGTTGCCCCCTAACCTCCAAGTGGAACACCCACTGCCG CTTGTTGCAGTAGCCCGTTTTGCAGCAGTTGCCAACCACGGTCAACACTGGAATGCAAGACGCGCCGGATATATAGGCAGAAACGGTCGACCTATTGGGCAACTCACTCCCGAAGGACCGCAAACCAGGACGTCTGGCATAAGAGCCGAGTTCTGGCAGAACGTCTGGAATAACGCGAACGGGCTTCCGGCCGGCTTGCCTCCCGTTACACCCAACTCTTCGGATATAAGGCGGCCTGTTGAGCGCCTCTACGAGGCAATAGGATCCAACCGCAACCCGGCGCCATTCACCTTCCTCCACGCAGCCGTCAATGCACAAAAGGGGCGAATCGAGGGATATGTCCGTCCGATGTCTGAGAAAATACTTAAAGAGTATTTGGCCAACGCTCAAGACGGCGACGAGACGGCGGTTAATCGCTTCCTCAATCCGCTGCGCGAAACTCGTGGCGTCTTCCAGTATGTGCGGGATGATCAAGTCGTGACACAGCTAGACGGTGCCGTGTCGGCCATCTATCAGCAGCTCGGCCTGATTGAACGGAATGTGTTGGAAGCGCAGGGGCTGACGGCTCATTGGAACGAGTTCTACCCGCACTACTTTTCCCAGGTGTCAGAACTTGCGCGGACATGGGCCCAAGACCATATTCGGGCGATCCGTGAGTACTACGACGAGCATCCAGATACTGTATATCGAGATGAAGTTCTaaaggagctcaaggagattgaAGATAGCATTCCGGATTGGAAGTACAAGTTTGAAGATTGA